A single genomic interval of Spirosoma linguale DSM 74 harbors:
- a CDS encoding Methyltransferase type 12 (PFAM: Methyltransferase type 12; Methyltransferase type 11~KEGG: gbm:Gbem_1111 methyltransferase type 12) — translation MTPFLYSLNSDTSLETVTQCPVCGNTTFSPYLSCEDYLVSNQKFDILECQRCSFRLTNPRPDSNSIVAYYKSDQYVSHNDNGGGLINTAYRLVRNYTLRSKLNLINKLTGKPGKILDVGCGTGAFLQSCREGGWSVTGMEPDPDARAIAREKLQADIKPNLEALAGAETFDIISLWHVLEHIPNLNESIIQLRELLREQGTLLIAVPNSDSYDAQLFKQYWAAYDVPRHLHHFTPSTIEPLFNKHGFRLVKQLPMVFDAFYIAMLSTCYQTGKTDYLKSIQVGLSSNAKAQKTGNSSSLIYLLKKA, via the coding sequence ACATTCAGTCCTTATTTAAGTTGTGAAGACTATCTGGTTAGCAACCAAAAATTTGACATTCTTGAATGTCAGCGTTGTAGTTTTCGATTAACTAATCCACGTCCGGATAGCAATTCCATAGTAGCCTATTACAAATCGGACCAGTATGTCTCCCATAATGATAATGGAGGTGGATTGATCAACACGGCGTATCGACTTGTTAGAAACTATACATTACGATCGAAATTAAATCTAATCAACAAGCTCACGGGCAAACCAGGTAAGATTTTAGATGTGGGTTGTGGAACAGGTGCATTCCTTCAAAGCTGCCGGGAAGGTGGCTGGTCAGTAACTGGAATGGAGCCAGATCCAGATGCTCGCGCTATAGCCAGAGAAAAGTTGCAGGCAGACATTAAGCCCAATCTGGAAGCGCTTGCGGGAGCAGAAACTTTTGATATCATTTCGCTATGGCATGTGCTCGAACACATTCCAAATCTAAATGAATCAATAATTCAACTTCGTGAATTGTTGAGAGAACAGGGTACACTGTTGATCGCTGTACCAAATTCTGATTCTTATGATGCCCAATTATTTAAACAGTACTGGGCCGCCTATGATGTACCTCGCCACTTACATCACTTTACACCCTCAACAATAGAGCCTCTCTTCAACAAACACGGCTTTAGATTAGTTAAGCAACTACCCATGGTGTTTGATGCCTTTTACATCGCCATGTTAAGTACCTGCTACCAGACAGGAAAAACCGATTATCTGAAAAGTATACAGGTAGGATTGTCATCTAATGCCAAAGCCCAAAAGACAGGTAATTCATCTAGCCTAATATACCTCTTAAAGAAGGCATAA
- a CDS encoding Tetratricopeptide repeat protein (SMART: Tetratricopeptide repeat~KEGG: hypothetical protein) codes for MLIRSKVIIGLLWVLSAGLTWAQVGPTSGGATLAEEYYKAGDFAKAANEYAKLLKTDVNWTKLSRYVYSLQKSNKTEDAIKFLRKQQRSDEANRSYYELLSGQLATQQGDTTQAKAQFTAAVQSSRSSIAKLEKLAAAFSEVGESRWAIRTLETAREVSKEQTAYSEELMTLYRSTGQTEKAIDEIILTGKQPEKKETVLAALQGFINTKDEPLVEKALYSKIQQEPNELSYNELLIWYFVQKQKFSRALLQEKATDKRLKLNGSRVYDLGMLAMNNKEYKTAAESFEYVSTTYPQGQLYPFARRLVISAREEQVKNTYPVDKLEIRKLISDYQKMLQEIGTNSKTLEALRSTANLYGNYLDSKDTALTVLDLAIDLGKTDKNFVDRCKLDKGDIYLLKGEPWESTLLYSQVEKSQKEELLGYEAKLKNAKLQYYRGNMAVAKDLLDVLKLATSREIANDAEQLSLLIVDNTGLDSTEAAMRHYADIDLMLFQNKTEEAVLELNKMLKTYPEHSLVDEILWLRANTFLKQGKNAEALEDLKKIVASYPNDILGDDAQFMQGKIYEDRLKDKQAAMEAYQKVLTQYPGSIYGAEARKRFRALRGDTLN; via the coding sequence ATGTTAATAAGGTCAAAAGTCATTATTGGGCTGTTATGGGTTTTGTCTGCCGGACTTACCTGGGCGCAAGTTGGCCCCACATCGGGCGGAGCGACGCTGGCCGAAGAGTATTATAAAGCTGGGGACTTCGCAAAGGCTGCGAATGAATATGCGAAGTTGTTGAAGACTGATGTGAACTGGACGAAACTTTCCAGGTATGTGTATAGCCTCCAAAAAAGTAATAAGACCGAAGACGCAATAAAATTTTTACGCAAGCAGCAGCGTAGCGACGAAGCCAACCGATCCTACTACGAGTTGTTGAGTGGTCAGTTGGCCACGCAACAGGGCGATACCACACAGGCAAAAGCTCAATTTACGGCCGCCGTACAATCGAGCCGATCGTCAATCGCCAAGCTCGAAAAACTTGCAGCTGCCTTCAGCGAGGTAGGAGAGAGCCGCTGGGCTATCCGAACACTCGAAACTGCCCGGGAAGTCAGTAAAGAGCAAACGGCCTACAGTGAGGAGTTAATGACGCTGTATCGGTCGACAGGGCAAACCGAAAAAGCCATCGACGAAATTATTCTGACTGGAAAGCAACCTGAAAAGAAAGAGACCGTTTTAGCCGCTTTGCAAGGGTTTATCAACACCAAAGATGAACCCCTTGTGGAAAAAGCACTTTATTCCAAAATTCAGCAGGAACCGAACGAGTTGTCGTACAATGAACTACTGATTTGGTATTTTGTCCAGAAGCAAAAATTTAGCCGTGCCCTGCTACAGGAAAAAGCAACCGACAAACGGCTGAAATTAAACGGGAGCCGGGTGTATGATTTAGGGATGCTGGCCATGAACAATAAAGAATACAAAACAGCAGCTGAGTCATTCGAGTATGTATCCACAACATATCCACAAGGACAACTCTACCCGTTTGCGCGCCGATTGGTCATTAGTGCGCGGGAAGAACAGGTAAAGAATACTTACCCGGTTGATAAGTTAGAGATTAGAAAGCTTATTAGCGATTATCAAAAAATGCTTCAGGAGATCGGTACGAATAGCAAAACACTCGAAGCATTGCGTAGTACTGCCAATCTATATGGCAATTATCTGGATAGTAAGGATACCGCATTGACTGTACTTGATCTGGCTATCGATTTAGGTAAAACCGATAAAAATTTTGTTGATCGCTGCAAGCTGGATAAGGGCGACATCTACCTCCTGAAGGGAGAGCCCTGGGAATCAACATTGCTGTATTCACAGGTTGAGAAGTCACAAAAGGAGGAATTACTAGGCTACGAAGCAAAGCTCAAAAATGCAAAGCTCCAATATTACCGGGGTAATATGGCTGTCGCGAAGGATCTACTGGATGTGCTTAAACTGGCCACTTCCCGCGAAATTGCTAATGATGCCGAGCAGTTAAGTTTATTGATTGTGGATAACACGGGCTTAGACAGTACAGAAGCTGCCATGCGACACTATGCAGATATCGATTTGATGCTATTCCAGAACAAAACAGAAGAAGCCGTTCTAGAACTAAATAAGATGTTGAAAACCTACCCAGAACATAGCCTCGTGGATGAGATTCTATGGCTGCGAGCAAATACCTTTTTGAAACAGGGAAAGAATGCGGAAGCGTTAGAAGACCTCAAAAAAATTGTTGCTTCTTATCCGAACGACATACTTGGCGATGATGCCCAATTTATGCAAGGGAAAATCTATGAAGACCGGTTGAAAGATAAACAAGCAGCAATGGAAGCTTACCAAAAAGTCTTAACACAATATCCGGGTAGTATCTATGGAGCCGAAGCACGTAAACGCTTCCGTGCGTTGAGAGGAGATACCTTGAATTAG
- a CDS encoding threonine synthase (KEGG: efe:EFER_0003 threonine synthase~TIGRFAM: threonine synthase~PFAM: Pyridoxal-5'-phosphate-dependent protein beta subunit), whose translation MRFYSTNSPSVTVSTEQALFQSMPADKGLYMPAPLPYLGADFFSAIADQSLADIGFAISQALFGDEISKSDLEDLTHHAFPFSTPVIELEAGKVGVLELFHGPSLAFKDVGARYMAGLMSYFSKQTDKEVNILVATSGDTGGAVAMGFHNVPGVRVSILYPSGRVSELQEKQLTTLGGNIQAFEVNGSFDDCQAIVKQAFVDAELNAHLSLSSANSINIFRLIPQGFYYVSAFGQVRSSGKPVVFSTPSGNFGNLSAGALVQKMGLPVSHFVAATNLNHVVPNYLKTGDYVPKASIATISNAMDVGSPSNFTRLSHLYDDRYDQFKANVSGYFFDDDETRAGMKRIYETYNYVSCPHTAIGIMGLEKYLADTKQDITGVALATAHPSKFKPLVEEVLNVSVEVPDRLAELAQREKNSIRISANYADFKESFLQTV comes from the coding sequence ATGCGTTTTTACAGCACTAATAGTCCGTCTGTTACTGTCTCTACCGAGCAGGCTTTGTTTCAAAGTATGCCTGCTGACAAAGGGCTTTATATGCCTGCTCCGCTGCCCTATCTCGGCGCTGACTTTTTTTCGGCCATTGCAGATCAATCGTTGGCTGACATAGGCTTTGCTATTAGTCAGGCGTTGTTTGGCGATGAAATAAGCAAGTCAGATTTAGAAGATCTAACACATCATGCGTTTCCCTTCTCTACACCAGTTATAGAATTAGAGGCAGGTAAGGTTGGGGTTTTGGAGTTGTTTCACGGACCTTCGCTTGCGTTTAAGGACGTGGGCGCCCGTTATATGGCGGGCTTAATGTCCTATTTTTCGAAACAAACGGATAAAGAGGTAAATATTCTGGTTGCTACATCGGGCGATACAGGTGGTGCTGTTGCTATGGGTTTTCATAACGTTCCGGGTGTTCGAGTATCTATTCTTTATCCTAGCGGTCGAGTTAGTGAATTACAGGAGAAACAATTGACAACGCTTGGTGGGAATATCCAGGCATTTGAAGTAAATGGCTCTTTCGACGATTGTCAGGCCATTGTAAAACAGGCTTTCGTTGATGCTGAGTTGAATGCTCATCTTTCTCTGTCTTCGGCCAATTCAATTAACATTTTCCGTCTTATTCCCCAAGGCTTTTATTACGTGAGTGCCTTTGGTCAAGTCAGATCTTCCGGTAAACCTGTAGTGTTTTCTACTCCTAGTGGTAACTTCGGAAATCTGAGTGCTGGCGCGCTCGTACAAAAAATGGGATTACCAGTTTCTCATTTTGTAGCGGCTACTAACCTCAACCATGTGGTTCCGAACTACCTTAAGACAGGGGACTATGTTCCGAAAGCATCTATAGCTACCATTTCAAACGCCATGGACGTAGGAAGCCCGAGTAATTTTACAAGGCTCTCTCATCTATATGATGATCGCTACGATCAGTTTAAAGCCAACGTTTCGGGCTACTTTTTTGATGATGACGAAACCAGAGCCGGGATGAAACGTATTTATGAGACATACAACTATGTATCCTGCCCTCATACCGCTATTGGTATTATGGGTTTAGAAAAATACCTGGCTGATACCAAACAAGATATTACCGGTGTTGCTCTAGCAACAGCTCATCCTTCAAAGTTTAAGCCACTTGTAGAAGAAGTTTTAAATGTTTCCGTTGAGGTTCCAGACAGGCTTGCAGAATTGGCCCAGCGAGAAAAGAATAGCATTCGAATCTCTGCGAACTATGCTGATTTTAAAGAGTCTTTCTTACAGACAGTGTAA
- a CDS encoding delta-1-pyrroline-5-carboxylate dehydrogenase (TIGRFAM: delta-1-pyrroline-5-carboxylate dehydrogenase~PFAM: Aldehyde Dehydrogenase~KEGG: dat:HRM2_16880 PutA2): MSFGTFNVPVPVNEPVKEYRPGSPEREALKIALAEFRSQETDIPMYIGGEEVRTDRRLRIAPPHDHQHTLGYFYEGEAKHVQKAIDAALTAKEAWANLPWEHRAAIFLKAAELIAGPYRARINAATMLGQSKNAFQAEIDSACELIDFLRFNVHYATDIYKQQPGSSPGVWNRLEYRPLEGFVFALTPFNFTAIAGNLPTSAALMGNTVIWKPAYTQVLSAKVIMEVLIEAGLPAGVINLIYVDGPVAGEVIFSHPDFAGIHFTGSTGVFQQIWGTIGANIHKYKTYPRIVGETGGKDFVMVHESADVDEVATGLVRGAFEYQGQKCSAASRAYIPSTLWPAVEAKMKKFLSEIKMGVTEDFSNFINAVIDERAFNKITAYIEEAKQTDKVRVVAGGNYGGSKGYFIEPTVLQVEDPAYRTMCEEIFGPVLSIYVYEPSEFDNVLKVVNTTSPYALTGSIFSKDRYVIEQAAKALENAAGNFYINDKPTGAVVGQQPFGGARASGTNDKAGSALNLYRWLSARTIKETFSPPKSYEYPFLKPE; the protein is encoded by the coding sequence ATGTCATTTGGAACGTTCAATGTGCCAGTGCCGGTCAACGAACCGGTAAAAGAATACCGTCCAGGCTCCCCGGAACGGGAAGCACTTAAAATAGCATTAGCAGAATTCCGCTCTCAGGAAACCGATATTCCAATGTATATAGGTGGAGAAGAAGTACGAACGGATCGAAGACTCCGGATTGCCCCTCCACATGACCATCAACATACCCTCGGCTATTTCTATGAAGGAGAAGCCAAACACGTTCAAAAAGCGATTGATGCAGCATTGACAGCCAAGGAAGCATGGGCCAACCTGCCATGGGAACACAGAGCGGCTATCTTCCTGAAAGCAGCTGAATTGATTGCAGGCCCCTATCGTGCCAGAATCAATGCGGCAACAATGTTAGGGCAATCGAAAAACGCTTTTCAGGCAGAAATCGATTCGGCCTGTGAGTTAATTGACTTCCTACGGTTTAACGTCCATTACGCAACGGATATATATAAACAACAACCGGGTTCATCGCCGGGCGTGTGGAATCGGTTAGAGTATCGTCCACTCGAAGGATTTGTCTTCGCCTTAACACCCTTTAATTTCACGGCTATTGCCGGAAACCTGCCAACCTCGGCAGCTTTAATGGGGAATACGGTTATTTGGAAACCAGCTTATACGCAGGTATTGTCGGCTAAGGTTATCATGGAAGTGCTGATTGAAGCAGGCTTACCGGCTGGTGTAATTAACCTTATTTATGTGGATGGCCCAGTTGCGGGGGAAGTGATCTTTAGTCATCCGGATTTTGCAGGTATTCACTTCACAGGAAGCACCGGAGTATTTCAGCAGATTTGGGGTACGATCGGCGCGAACATACATAAGTATAAAACGTATCCACGCATTGTGGGTGAAACAGGGGGTAAGGACTTCGTGATGGTTCATGAGTCGGCAGATGTCGACGAAGTGGCAACTGGTTTAGTACGGGGGGCCTTCGAATACCAGGGGCAAAAATGTTCCGCGGCTTCAAGAGCATACATACCATCTACGCTTTGGCCAGCGGTTGAAGCTAAAATGAAGAAGTTCCTGAGCGAGATTAAAATGGGTGTAACGGAGGATTTTTCCAACTTCATTAATGCCGTTATTGATGAAAGAGCTTTCAATAAGATAACAGCTTATATAGAGGAAGCCAAACAAACGGATAAAGTGAGAGTTGTGGCGGGCGGTAATTACGGCGGAAGTAAAGGCTACTTCATAGAACCAACCGTGTTGCAAGTAGAGGACCCAGCTTACCGAACAATGTGCGAAGAAATTTTCGGCCCGGTGTTGTCTATTTATGTGTATGAGCCGTCAGAATTTGACAACGTATTAAAAGTTGTCAACACAACTTCGCCGTATGCACTGACAGGATCCATCTTTTCGAAAGACAGATATGTGATTGAACAGGCCGCAAAAGCCCTCGAAAATGCAGCGGGCAACTTTTATATCAACGATAAACCAACGGGAGCAGTGGTGGGCCAGCAACCATTTGGTGGTGCACGAGCATCGGGCACAAACGACAAAGCTGGGTCAGCATTGAATCTATATCGTTGGTTATCAGCACGTACGATCAAAGAAACGTTTTCACCGCCCAAGTCTTACGAATATCCTTTTTTGAAGCCCGAATAA
- a CDS encoding alpha-1,2-mannosidase (TIGRFAM: alpha-1,2-mannosidase~PFAM: glycosyl hydrolase 92~KEGG: pat:Patl_0120 putative alpha-1,2-mannosidase) yields MKYNSLSIYSMRISFLTLIYFFWTTVSSFSQKTQSRADFVDLVNPLMGTASKPSLSTGNTYPAITLPWGMNCWMPQTGKMGDGWAYTYDADKLRGFKQTHQPSPWINDYGQFAIMPITGKIRFNEDERASWFSHKSEVAKPYYYKVYLADHDVTTEISPTERAAALRFTFPQTDEAHVVIDALDKGSSIRIIPRENKIVGYTTKNSGGVPANFKNYFVIQFDKPFANTATWHGKELSLKELEQTANHVGAVVSFKTEKGEQVNARVASSFISPEQAERNLAEIGNDSFDTVKDKAKSVWNTELGRVSAEGGTDDQLRTFYSCLYRTMLFPRKFYELDANKKVVHYSPYNGEVLPGYMFTDNGFWDTFRAAFPLFNLLQPTMNSHIMEGLVNAYKESGFLPEWASPGHRDCMVGSNSASIIADAYLKGIRTGYDINTLYEAILKNTQTEGPLSSVGRKGAPYYNRLGYVPYDVKINENAARTLEYAYDDFTIYQLAKELKRPQSEIDLFAKRSQNYRNLFDPTTKLMRGKNENGTFQSLFNPFKWGDAFTEGNSWHYTWSVFHDVQGLVDLMGGRREFTKMLDSVFVVPPVFDDSYYGFVIHEIREMQIMNMGNYAHGNQPIQHMIYLYNYAGQPWKSQYWLREVMNRMYQPTPDGYCGDEDNGQTSAWYVFSAMGFYPVCPGTDQYVLGAPLFKKVTLKLENGKTVTINAPSNNAQNRYIKTLTVNGKAYSPNWLSHKGLMQGATLDFQMTDKPNTQRGTKEADFPYSFSAAKR; encoded by the coding sequence ATGAAGTACAACTCTTTATCTATTTATTCAATGCGTATTTCGTTTCTTACGCTGATCTATTTTTTCTGGACTACTGTCAGCTCATTTTCTCAAAAAACACAATCGAGAGCAGATTTTGTTGACTTAGTTAACCCGCTTATGGGTACAGCCTCGAAGCCAAGTTTGTCAACCGGGAATACGTATCCGGCTATAACACTGCCTTGGGGTATGAACTGCTGGATGCCACAAACCGGGAAAATGGGTGATGGATGGGCTTATACTTATGATGCCGATAAGCTACGCGGTTTTAAACAGACACACCAACCTAGTCCCTGGATTAATGATTATGGGCAGTTTGCTATAATGCCAATCACTGGAAAAATCCGTTTCAATGAGGACGAACGGGCTAGTTGGTTTTCGCATAAGTCTGAAGTAGCAAAACCGTATTATTACAAGGTTTATTTGGCAGACCATGACGTTACAACGGAAATAAGTCCAACCGAACGAGCCGCAGCTTTGCGTTTTACATTTCCACAGACGGATGAAGCTCATGTTGTGATTGACGCACTTGATAAGGGTTCATCAATAAGAATTATTCCCCGTGAAAATAAAATCGTCGGATATACGACAAAAAACAGCGGTGGTGTACCGGCCAACTTTAAGAACTACTTCGTTATTCAGTTCGACAAACCCTTTGCCAATACAGCTACCTGGCATGGAAAAGAGCTGTCATTGAAAGAGCTTGAACAAACAGCTAATCATGTAGGTGCTGTTGTAAGCTTCAAGACAGAAAAAGGTGAGCAGGTTAACGCCAGAGTAGCTTCATCATTCATCAGTCCTGAGCAGGCAGAACGTAATTTAGCAGAGATTGGGAATGATTCATTTGATACTGTAAAGGACAAAGCAAAATCCGTCTGGAATACAGAACTGGGTCGAGTAAGTGCAGAAGGTGGTACAGATGACCAACTGCGTACCTTTTACTCCTGTCTGTATCGGACAATGCTTTTTCCACGTAAATTCTATGAACTGGATGCCAATAAAAAAGTAGTGCATTACAGCCCATATAATGGTGAAGTATTACCCGGCTATATGTTCACTGATAATGGTTTCTGGGATACTTTCCGGGCCGCTTTCCCGCTCTTTAACTTACTTCAACCAACCATGAATTCGCACATAATGGAAGGGTTGGTAAACGCTTATAAAGAAAGTGGATTTTTGCCGGAATGGGCTAGTCCAGGCCACAGAGACTGTATGGTGGGGTCTAATTCGGCGTCAATTATTGCTGATGCCTACCTGAAAGGCATTCGAACGGGCTATGATATCAATACCCTGTATGAAGCTATTCTGAAGAACACACAAACAGAAGGACCCTTGAGTTCGGTTGGTCGGAAAGGAGCGCCTTATTACAACCGCCTGGGTTATGTTCCCTATGACGTCAAGATCAATGAAAATGCGGCCCGAACGCTGGAGTATGCCTACGATGACTTTACTATCTATCAACTTGCGAAAGAGTTAAAACGACCCCAGTCTGAGATTGATCTGTTTGCCAAACGCTCGCAGAACTACCGTAATCTTTTCGATCCAACCACAAAGCTGATGCGGGGTAAAAATGAGAACGGGACATTTCAGTCTCTTTTCAATCCGTTTAAGTGGGGAGATGCCTTTACAGAGGGAAACAGTTGGCATTATACCTGGTCGGTATTTCACGATGTGCAGGGGCTGGTTGACTTAATGGGTGGCCGTCGGGAGTTCACTAAAATGCTCGACTCCGTGTTTGTTGTACCTCCTGTTTTCGACGATTCGTACTACGGCTTTGTGATTCATGAAATCCGAGAGATGCAGATTATGAACATGGGAAATTACGCCCACGGTAATCAACCGATTCAGCACATGATCTATCTCTATAATTACGCAGGCCAGCCCTGGAAATCGCAGTATTGGCTTCGTGAAGTGATGAACCGAATGTACCAGCCAACGCCGGATGGCTATTGTGGGGATGAAGATAATGGCCAAACATCGGCCTGGTATGTGTTCTCCGCTATGGGCTTTTATCCTGTTTGTCCGGGCACTGACCAATATGTGCTGGGCGCACCTTTATTTAAGAAAGTTACATTAAAGCTGGAGAACGGCAAGACCGTAACGATCAATGCACCCAGCAATAACGCCCAAAATCGGTATATAAAAACATTAACGGTCAATGGGAAGGCGTACAGTCCAAATTGGTTAAGTCACAAAGGCTTGATGCAGGGCGCAACACTTGATTTTCAGATGACCGATAAGCCCAATACCCAGCGGGGAACAAAAGAGGCTGACTTCCCCTACTCCTTTTCGGCAGCGAAACGATAA